In Planococcus citri chromosome 4, ihPlaCitr1.1, whole genome shotgun sequence, the genomic window ATTCGTCACATTTCAAACGGCATGTAGTTTCTGGGcactcattaaaatttttcatcaatgtaTGTTTTCCATTCTTATAATGCCAGGCATTTTCATCCGAAGTTGACACCACAAACTCTTCAGCACTTTTTAAAGCTTCTTTATGGCGAGCTCTCAAGTTCCTCAACTTGAAAGAaagttttccaataaattttttgcGTAATCTTTCGCGATATAATTGTAAGATACAagttttcaacagatttagacCAAAAAACAGAAGTCGTATCTTTTTTGTATCGCCAATGTGATATTTTAGTTTCTTGTGAAAAGCTTCTAAATACATGTTTGTATTTATACCAATGTGGAAACGATAGCAATAAGCCCACTGCTCCTGGGAATTATAATAATTGGATTTGAAGTATTCTATAAAATCGTTGCATCCATCAATTGCAGTATActtatctaaaaaattttccaattttgtggAGAAATCGGCAATACTTCGCTCACATGACACAGCCATTAGATCGTTGTAGACCTCCTTTCGTGTGCTTTTATCTGCGATTTTCTTAAGATTTTTCCGCCATGCCTCGCGGACGTGCCATGTACAATAAAATGACCCAAACTCAGCTGGACCCATGACTGCCTGCCACGCGTTGGCATATGTTGGCTGCATATCACTCATTATAACTTGACTTTGAATTACCCCAACTGCCTTCTTCACAATCGATATGTATGCCTTCATCGTTGGTAAGTCGCTTTTGTTTGAAATGGCAAAAGCTGCTGGTATACCTTCCTGGAATTCGTCAATTACGAGGATAGTGTGCAGCACAAACCCATATGGGCTAATCCCATGGGTCCCATCCATGCATATCAttttacctattgaaaaaaattcaaattattaataaattcaagtgcttcataattaggtaggtacctatcatatcATTGCAACCTTACCAAATTCttgaagaagttttttttgggtTCCAGACATCAGAACAATCAGAATATCATCTTTTTCCAATTCCGGATACTCGTCAACAgtttccttttgtttttttgaaaataaaacgaattcCTCgttttcattcagaaatttttcaacatcctCCATATCCGTATCAATGGTGGAATTCGCATTTCCAATGTTGAATGCTTTAGAGATGTTTCTAAAATCATCATTTGTTGCTAAAAGTAACTTATTACTTGTGAATTCTTCTTCCTGCATTCTTTCATTCAAGTCCTGCTGCAACCTGCGGAACGGAACTCCTGCTGCAATTTTCGAGGCAATTTCGTTCCTATCTTTGATGGGTATTCTCATGTGGGCTACTTGAGATTCGTCATTTACAGTATGCCCAACATGGGTTGACGTGTATAAAATTGACAATGAACAAGTACCATCACTGTGCTTAGTTCGTGTAGAAACGATGTTGGCAGGACAAAAGCCTCCTATCTTTTTTGTTCCTTGTAATTTCAGCTTCCGTTTATTTGTTGATTTGCTCGTGTGCTGCCCTGACCTAGAGCAGGTGTAGGTTACAGttgtggtttttctttttttatttttgcttgtCCTCTGCCGACGAAATtggcaaatcaattttttttcttcttcttccttcCATGTTTCGAACGTCTCTAcggaattgaatttcaattcgtGCGATACTGTATCGATGCCGTGTGTTTGAGTAagatgatttcgaatttcagattGCAGTTTGAAGCTCTCTTCACACATTACGCAGTTGTACCTTTTTAACCCCTGTAAATAACAGTAAAATTTAGTATCGAtgtcaataggtaggtacctacatattttagaaaaatttgaaggaaTATGTCAGTATATATTCAGGCTAGAGAACTCAAAATGATGTGTAGGTATTTTAGGTTTTGACTATGGATACGCCGAACTATCTATGCATcc contains:
- the LOC135843369 gene encoding uncharacterized protein LOC135843369, giving the protein MCEESFKLQSEIRNHLTQTHGIDTVSHELKFNSVETFETWKEEEEKKLICQFRRQRTSKNKKRKTTTVTYTCSRSGQHTSKSTNKRKLKLQGTKKIGGFCPANIVSTRTKHSDGTCSLSILYTSTHVGHTVNDESQVAHMRIPIKDRNEIASKIAAGVPFRRLQQDLNERMQEEEFTSNKLLLATNDDFRNISKAFNIGNANSTIDTDMEDVEKFLNENEEFVLFSKKQKETVDEYPELEKDDILIVLMSGTQKKLLQEFGKMICMDGTHGISPYGFVLHTILVIDEFQEGIPAAFAISNKSDLPTMKAYISIVKKAVGVIQSQVIMSDMQPTYANAWQAVMGPAEFGSFYCTWHVREAWRKNLKKIADKSTRKEVYNDLMAVSCERSIADFSTKLENFLDKYTAIDGCNDFIEYFKSNYYNSQEQWAYCYRFHIGINTNMYLEAFHKKLKYHIGDTKKIRLLFFGLNLLKTCILQLYRERLRKKFIGKLSFKLRNLRARHKEALKSAEEFVVSTSDENAWHYKNGKHTLMKNFNECPETTCRLKCDECLVCIHQFMCTCEDASIRGNMRIHVHILCRSIMKNAAAPIPPSLPADESRTEIRTSTTEEINELNEPSTSKSKVRNLRLTPEMKTEYEERFRNILNSDNAVLIADVRKKLKCWELQSQKKKFLKSKLTGFTVNKGRGKISKQKRFFATNKKFIKNKKKSRNTKVV